One region of Rhodocaloribacter litoris genomic DNA includes:
- a CDS encoding YkvA family protein encodes MMAPSSPEPLPPGLQRGLSRALHAAARTLQRRARVARLLRAAYGKLRRHPKALARVRGDLQALARLVRAWVRGTYRVLPWRSLVYAVAALIYFVNPADVLPDALVGLGFVDDVAVVTAVVRALRADLEAFIAWETGHTAPPVADAAPYPARPAPLPAA; translated from the coding sequence ATGATGGCACCGTCTTCCCCCGAACCGCTTCCCCCGGGGCTGCAACGGGGACTGTCGCGCGCCCTGCATGCGGCCGCTCGCACCCTGCAACGACGTGCCCGGGTGGCGAGGCTTCTGCGCGCCGCCTACGGCAAGCTACGCCGCCATCCGAAGGCCCTGGCGCGCGTGCGCGGGGACCTGCAAGCGCTCGCGCGGCTGGTACGGGCATGGGTGCGCGGAACCTACCGGGTATTGCCCTGGCGCTCGCTCGTCTACGCGGTGGCGGCACTCATCTACTTCGTCAACCCGGCCGACGTGCTGCCCGATGCGCTCGTCGGGCTCGGCTTCGTCGACGACGTCGCGGTCGTGACGGCCGTCGTGCGCGCGCTCCGGGCCGACCTGGAAGCCTTCATCGCCTGGGAAACCGGCCACACGGCACCGCCGGTAGCGGATGCGGCACCCTACCCGGCCCGGCCCGCGCCCCTGCCGGCGGCCTGA
- the dnaG gene encoding DNA primase gives MFIPDEKIEEIRAATDIVDVVGDYVRLKKRGSKFWGLCPFHTEKTPSFSVDPDQNLFYCFGCQRGGDVYTFVREIEGVGFFEAVRTLAERAGIPLPLEEVQAEEANEVEAILNALRFAARFFFTRLVQAPAGRPALAYLRERGFTPGTIRRFGLGYAPDQWDGLLRAAEAAQIRPEMLEKAGLVIRRDGDDPDGARARYYDRFRGRVIFPILSHVGKVLGFGGRILAPAAQGTGREEQPKYINSPETKVYNKSRVLYGLYQGKRAIRSREEAILVEGYTDVIALHQAGVENVVAASGTALTTEQVRMLGRYCKRILLLYDADAAGAGATLRAIDLVLEQGLSVYAVALPPGEDPDSFVRAHGGEAFEAYVAEHRKDFVAFLFEQARRRGALDTPEGVAEAQRAVVAAVARIPDPLVRESYLRRAAEVLGVPDMQLRRVLEAIREETHRSRREPRRAVPPSPPAAPGRDAPPSTPAPSETPDAILPQEKILHRLMLEHGIPLVEFILGHMAEDEFTEGPSREMVRCLLEMYETGEIRPRKLLDGSMGEALQRLAAAVLVDPYEPSENWLRRQNIPVPRLNEDPYESAASAMTLLKRIRVDAAIARKKEELFQAQQRGEEVRTLQQQMIALHELRKQIERRAFLNREAG, from the coding sequence ATGTTCATCCCAGACGAAAAGATTGAGGAGATCCGCGCCGCCACGGACATCGTGGACGTGGTGGGGGACTACGTGCGCCTGAAAAAGCGGGGGTCGAAGTTCTGGGGGTTGTGCCCGTTTCACACCGAAAAGACTCCGTCCTTCAGCGTCGACCCGGACCAGAACCTCTTCTATTGCTTTGGTTGCCAGCGGGGCGGGGACGTCTACACGTTCGTCCGGGAGATCGAGGGGGTTGGTTTCTTCGAGGCCGTGCGCACGCTGGCCGAGCGGGCGGGGATTCCCCTGCCGCTGGAGGAGGTGCAGGCGGAGGAGGCAAACGAGGTCGAGGCGATCCTGAACGCCCTCCGCTTTGCGGCGCGTTTCTTCTTCACCCGGCTGGTGCAGGCACCGGCCGGCCGGCCGGCACTCGCCTACCTGCGGGAGCGGGGGTTCACGCCCGGGACGATCAGGCGCTTCGGTCTCGGCTATGCCCCCGACCAGTGGGACGGGCTGCTGCGGGCCGCCGAGGCGGCACAGATCCGGCCGGAGATGCTCGAGAAGGCAGGGCTCGTCATCCGCCGGGACGGCGACGACCCGGACGGCGCGCGCGCCCGCTATTACGACCGCTTTCGTGGGCGTGTCATCTTCCCCATCCTCTCGCACGTGGGCAAGGTGCTGGGCTTCGGCGGGCGTATCCTGGCGCCGGCCGCGCAGGGTACCGGCCGTGAGGAGCAGCCCAAATACATCAACTCGCCCGAGACGAAGGTTTACAACAAAAGCCGGGTGCTCTACGGGCTGTACCAGGGCAAGCGGGCCATTCGCAGCCGGGAGGAGGCGATCCTCGTGGAAGGCTACACCGACGTGATCGCCTTGCACCAGGCCGGGGTGGAGAACGTGGTGGCCGCCAGCGGGACGGCGCTCACGACGGAGCAGGTGCGGATGCTGGGACGCTACTGCAAGCGGATTCTCCTGCTCTACGATGCCGACGCGGCCGGGGCGGGGGCCACGCTGCGGGCCATCGACCTGGTGCTCGAGCAGGGACTGAGCGTCTACGCCGTGGCCTTGCCGCCGGGAGAAGATCCCGACTCGTTCGTCCGGGCCCACGGCGGCGAAGCGTTCGAGGCCTACGTGGCCGAGCACCGGAAGGACTTCGTCGCCTTCCTGTTCGAACAGGCCCGCCGCCGCGGCGCCCTCGACACGCCGGAGGGAGTGGCCGAGGCACAGCGCGCCGTGGTGGCCGCGGTGGCTCGCATCCCGGATCCGCTCGTGCGCGAGTCGTACCTGCGCCGGGCCGCCGAGGTGCTCGGCGTGCCGGACATGCAGCTCCGCCGCGTGCTCGAGGCGATACGTGAGGAGACGCACCGCTCCCGGCGGGAGCCGCGCCGGGCCGTGCCGCCGTCTCCTCCCGCCGCGCCCGGAAGGGACGCACCGCCGTCCACCCCGGCTCCCTCGGAGACGCCGGACGCCATCCTGCCGCAGGAGAAGATCCTGCACCGGCTCATGCTCGAGCACGGCATCCCGCTCGTCGAGTTCATCCTGGGGCACATGGCCGAGGACGAATTCACCGAGGGCCCTTCCCGGGAAATGGTGCGCTGCCTGCTGGAAATGTACGAGACGGGCGAGATCCGGCCCCGCAAGCTGCTCGACGGCTCCATGGGCGAGGCGCTGCAGCGGCTGGCCGCCGCCGTCCTGGTCGATCCCTACGAGCCGTCCGAGAACTGGCTGCGGCGGCAGAACATCCCCGTACCCCGGCTCAACGAGGATCCGTACGAGTCCGCCGCCAGCGCCATGACCCTGCTCAAACGCATCCGCGTCGACGCCGCCATCGCCCGAAAAAAAGAGGAGCTCTTTCAGGCCCAGCAGCGCGGTGAGGAGGTGCGCACCCTGCAGCAACAGATGATCGCCCTCCACGAGCTTCGCAAGCAGATCGAACGCCGCGCTTTCCTGAACCGTGAAGCCGGATGA
- the ppgK gene encoding polyphosphate--glucose phosphotransferase, protein MEILGIDIGGSGVKGAPVDIRRGVLTAERCRIKTPKPATPVAVAKVVARIVKHFGWQGPVGCALPARVKHGVALTAANIDRGWIGTHVPRLIEEHTGCRTFALNDADAAGVAEMAFGAGRDRHDYVLVLTVGTGIGSAIFINQTLVPNTELGHLELGGHEAEVYAADSARKREDLSWRDWARRFQRYLEHVEFLFAPDLIIVGGGISRPKKWAKFADQLETQAELVPARLQNEAGIIGAAYSARILHQPEVTV, encoded by the coding sequence TTGGAGATTCTCGGCATCGACATCGGCGGCTCGGGGGTCAAAGGCGCGCCCGTAGACATCAGGCGGGGCGTGCTCACGGCGGAGCGTTGCCGCATCAAGACCCCGAAGCCGGCCACCCCGGTCGCCGTCGCGAAGGTGGTCGCCCGGATCGTGAAGCATTTCGGCTGGCAGGGTCCGGTCGGCTGTGCCCTCCCGGCGCGGGTCAAGCACGGCGTCGCGCTGACGGCGGCCAACATCGACCGGGGCTGGATCGGCACCCACGTCCCCCGGCTGATCGAGGAGCATACGGGCTGCCGGACGTTCGCCCTCAACGACGCCGACGCGGCCGGGGTGGCCGAGATGGCCTTCGGAGCGGGCCGGGACCGGCACGACTATGTGCTCGTGCTCACCGTGGGCACCGGCATCGGCTCGGCGATCTTCATCAACCAGACCCTCGTGCCCAACACCGAACTGGGCCACCTCGAACTCGGCGGCCACGAGGCCGAGGTCTACGCCGCCGACAGCGCCCGCAAGCGCGAGGACCTGAGCTGGCGCGACTGGGCCCGCCGGTTCCAGCGCTACCTCGAACACGTCGAGTTCCTCTTCGCCCCCGACCTGATCATCGTCGGCGGGGGCATCAGCCGCCCGAAGAAGTGGGCGAAGTTCGCCGACCAGCTCGAGACACAGGCCGAGCTCGTCCCGGCCCGGCTCCAGAACGAGGCCGGCATCATCGGGGCCGCCTACAGTGCCCGCATCCTGCACCAGCCGGAAGTGACCGTCTGA
- the ppk1 gene encoding polyphosphate kinase 1 — translation MAGSEKDLSTLRDPAAQQGDGSAATAVDGAQADGQAPEPLTFAVPRATSPRPVPRRAALGDPRLFFNRELSWLDFNWRVLYQALDERNPLLERVRFLAITASNLDEFFRKRVGGLRRQKAAGVQRLSPDGRTPEEQLRLISRAVRPMYRTLTETWEKTLKPLLRERAGIHIRDYETLGKAQKTALHRHFMANIFPILTPLAVDPGHPFPFISNLSLSLAVTLRHPTRGTEHFARLKVPTSRGRWVPLDEPLHFVPVEQVIAANIRELFRGMEIVSVHPFRITRNADVRRDEEEADDLIEMIAEELRERRFAEVVRIEVDARMPREVRELLMRELDLQPDDFYEVEGQIDLADNSWLADLDLPEHKFEPWEPVIPTRLLHEGEAKDRPDIFAVIRNGDLLVHHPYESFRASVQRFIEEAAEDPNVLAIKQTLYRTSDESPIVDALQRAAESGKQVAVLVEVKARFDEQNNIEWGQILEKSGVHVTYGLVGLKTHSKTTLVIREEQDGLRAYCHIGTGNYNPKTARLYTDLGLLTCDPDLGYDLINLFHYLTGYSPEQNYRKLIVAPRDMRKTFIQLVRAEVAFQKEHGNGHIIAKMNALDDVEMIQELYRASMAGVRIDLIVRGHCRLRPGLPRFSENIRVISILGRFLEHSRIYYFHNNGAPRVFIGSADWMRRNLDDRVEAAAEVQEPALKARLVQTLRLALDDHRSAWELRPDGHYVLRQPRHPGEKGFQEVLMERARHLTLRADAPWDIR, via the coding sequence ATGGCCGGTTCGGAAAAGGATCTCTCGACGTTGCGTGACCCGGCAGCGCAGCAGGGGGACGGGTCCGCCGCCACTGCGGTGGACGGGGCGCAGGCGGACGGGCAGGCACCCGAGCCCCTCACCTTTGCCGTGCCCCGGGCGACGTCGCCCCGGCCGGTGCCCCGCCGCGCTGCCCTCGGCGACCCGCGCCTCTTCTTCAACCGGGAACTGAGCTGGCTCGACTTCAACTGGCGCGTGCTCTATCAGGCCCTCGACGAGCGCAATCCGCTGCTCGAACGGGTACGCTTCCTGGCCATCACCGCCAGCAACCTGGACGAGTTCTTCCGCAAGCGTGTGGGCGGGCTCCGGCGGCAGAAGGCGGCCGGCGTGCAGCGCCTTTCCCCCGACGGCCGGACCCCGGAAGAACAGCTCCGCCTCATCAGCCGGGCCGTGCGGCCCATGTACCGGACGCTGACGGAAACCTGGGAGAAGACGCTCAAGCCGTTGCTCCGGGAACGGGCCGGCATCCACATCCGCGATTATGAAACGCTCGGCAAGGCCCAGAAGACGGCGCTCCACCGCCACTTCATGGCCAACATTTTTCCTATCCTCACGCCCCTGGCCGTCGATCCCGGCCATCCCTTTCCCTTCATCTCCAACCTGAGCCTTTCCCTCGCCGTCACGTTGCGCCATCCCACCCGCGGCACCGAGCACTTTGCCCGGCTGAAGGTGCCCACCAGCCGCGGGCGCTGGGTACCGCTGGACGAACCCCTCCACTTCGTTCCCGTCGAACAGGTCATCGCGGCCAACATCCGGGAACTGTTTCGGGGTATGGAGATCGTCAGCGTCCATCCGTTCCGCATCACCCGCAACGCCGACGTACGCCGCGACGAAGAGGAGGCGGACGACCTGATCGAGATGATCGCCGAAGAGTTGCGTGAGCGCCGGTTCGCCGAGGTGGTCCGCATCGAGGTGGATGCCCGCATGCCCCGGGAAGTGCGCGAGCTGCTCATGCGCGAGCTCGACCTGCAGCCGGACGATTTTTACGAGGTCGAGGGGCAGATCGACCTGGCGGACAACTCCTGGCTGGCCGACCTCGACCTGCCCGAGCACAAGTTCGAACCCTGGGAGCCGGTCATTCCCACCCGGCTCCTGCACGAGGGCGAGGCCAAGGACCGTCCGGACATCTTCGCCGTCATCCGCAACGGCGACCTGCTCGTTCACCACCCGTACGAGTCGTTCCGCGCCAGCGTGCAGCGCTTCATCGAAGAGGCCGCCGAAGACCCGAACGTGCTCGCCATCAAACAGACGCTCTACCGTACCTCCGACGAATCCCCCATCGTCGATGCGCTCCAGCGGGCGGCCGAGAGCGGCAAGCAGGTGGCCGTCCTTGTCGAGGTCAAGGCCCGCTTCGACGAGCAGAACAACATCGAGTGGGGACAGATCCTGGAGAAATCGGGGGTGCACGTCACCTATGGCCTGGTCGGGCTGAAGACGCATTCGAAGACGACGCTCGTGATCCGGGAGGAGCAGGACGGGCTGCGGGCCTACTGCCACATCGGCACGGGCAACTACAACCCGAAGACGGCTCGCCTCTATACGGACCTGGGGCTGCTCACCTGCGACCCCGATCTGGGCTACGATCTGATCAACCTGTTTCATTACCTGACGGGCTATTCCCCGGAACAGAACTACCGCAAGCTCATCGTGGCCCCGCGGGACATGCGGAAAACGTTCATCCAGCTCGTGCGGGCGGAGGTGGCCTTCCAGAAGGAACACGGCAACGGTCACATCATCGCCAAGATGAACGCCCTCGACGACGTGGAGATGATCCAGGAACTGTACCGGGCTTCCATGGCCGGGGTGCGCATCGACCTGATCGTGCGCGGGCACTGCCGCCTGCGCCCCGGCCTGCCGCGCTTCAGCGAGAACATCCGGGTGATCAGCATCCTGGGACGTTTCCTCGAGCACAGCCGTATCTACTATTTCCACAACAACGGCGCCCCGCGTGTCTTCATCGGCAGTGCGGACTGGATGCGCCGCAACCTCGACGACCGGGTGGAGGCTGCCGCCGAGGTGCAGGAGCCGGCCCTCAAGGCGCGCCTCGTGCAAACCCTGCGGCTGGCCCTGGACGACCACCGCTCCGCCTGGGAACTGCGGCCCGACGGGCACTACGTGCTCCGGCAGCCGCGTCATCCCGGCGAGAAGGGCTTTCAGGAAGTGCTCATGGAGCGGGCCCGCCACCTCACCCTGCGCGCCGATGCCCCCTGGGATATTCGCTAG
- a CDS encoding S8 family peptidase, with protein MNPSIRLLPALLLALFLSACAATRPDATAPPATAPATEASGGEEPAPAPVPETTPARPNDWFHRSEADGGYPGIGVEQAYATLLKDRKPARTVVVAVIDSGIDIEHEDLKPNIWVNEDEVPGNGKDDDGNGYVDDLHGWNFIGGPDGRHVHYDTYELTREYARLLPKYEGKTPADVPETAQEEYAYFRKLEAEYEEKVAEARQQLANIGGFLPAAEQATRLLQEHFGKEEITAEDLETIEDGQTELGTAKQILRFMRANEITLKDIRDYVEHLQADLDYRLKLDFDPRPIVGDNYADPTERFYGNGDVVGPDPEHGTHVAGIIGAVRGNGLGLDGIADAVRIMVLRAVPDGDERDKDVANAIRYAVDNGAHIINMSFGKAYSPQKAVVDEAVRYAEARGVLLVHAAGNSGENVDETDNFPNRTYAEGGAASNWIEVGASSWKVDETFVASFSNYGRGSVDLFAPGVAIYSTLPGNAYGTRQGTSMAAPVVSGTAALLMAYFPSLTATEVADLLRRTVTPYAGREVVVPGTDGQRADFATLSATGGVVNAYAALKAAAAMAR; from the coding sequence ATGAATCCCTCGATCCGTCTGCTTCCTGCGCTTTTGTTGGCGCTTTTCCTCTCGGCCTGTGCCGCGACGCGGCCGGACGCGACTGCCCCGCCGGCGACGGCCCCGGCCACCGAGGCCTCCGGCGGAGAGGAACCCGCCCCCGCGCCCGTACCCGAGACGACGCCCGCGCGCCCGAACGACTGGTTCCATCGGAGCGAGGCCGACGGCGGCTATCCGGGCATCGGTGTCGAGCAGGCCTATGCCACCCTCCTGAAGGACCGTAAGCCCGCCCGCACCGTCGTCGTGGCCGTCATCGACTCCGGCATCGACATCGAACACGAAGACCTGAAGCCCAACATCTGGGTCAACGAGGACGAGGTGCCCGGCAACGGAAAGGACGACGACGGCAACGGCTACGTGGACGACCTCCACGGCTGGAACTTCATCGGCGGGCCGGACGGTCGCCACGTTCACTACGACACCTACGAGCTGACGCGCGAATACGCCCGGCTCTTGCCGAAGTATGAAGGCAAAACCCCGGCTGACGTGCCGGAGACCGCACAGGAAGAGTACGCCTATTTCCGGAAGCTGGAAGCGGAATACGAGGAGAAGGTGGCCGAGGCCCGGCAGCAGCTCGCCAACATCGGCGGGTTCCTCCCGGCAGCCGAACAGGCCACCCGCCTGCTGCAGGAGCACTTCGGCAAGGAGGAGATCACCGCCGAAGACCTGGAAACGATCGAGGACGGGCAGACCGAGCTCGGCACGGCCAAGCAGATCCTGCGCTTCATGAGGGCCAACGAGATCACCCTCAAGGACATCCGGGACTACGTCGAGCACCTCCAGGCCGACCTGGACTATCGCCTGAAGCTGGACTTCGACCCGCGCCCGATCGTCGGCGACAACTACGCCGACCCTACCGAGCGTTTCTACGGCAACGGCGACGTCGTCGGGCCCGACCCCGAGCACGGCACCCACGTGGCCGGCATCATCGGCGCGGTGCGGGGCAACGGCCTCGGCCTCGACGGCATCGCCGACGCGGTCCGGATCATGGTCCTGCGTGCCGTGCCCGACGGCGACGAGCGTGACAAGGACGTGGCCAACGCTATCCGCTACGCCGTCGACAACGGGGCGCATATCATCAACATGAGCTTCGGCAAGGCCTACTCGCCCCAGAAAGCCGTCGTCGACGAGGCCGTCCGCTATGCCGAAGCACGAGGGGTGCTGCTGGTGCACGCCGCCGGCAACAGCGGCGAGAACGTCGACGAGACGGACAACTTCCCGAACCGCACCTACGCCGAGGGGGGAGCGGCTTCGAACTGGATCGAGGTCGGGGCCTCCTCCTGGAAGGTGGACGAAACCTTCGTGGCTTCTTTCAGCAACTACGGCAGGGGGTCGGTCGATCTTTTCGCGCCCGGTGTGGCGATCTATTCGACGCTGCCGGGCAACGCATACGGCACCCGGCAGGGCACGAGCATGGCGGCACCGGTCGTCTCGGGGACGGCGGCCCTGCTGATGGCCTATTTCCCTTCGCTGACGGCGACGGAGGTGGCCGACCTGCTCCGGCGGACGGTCACGCCGTATGCCGGCCGGGAGGTCGTCGTCCCGGGTACGGACGGACAGCGGGCCGACTTTGCCACCCTCTCGGCGACGGGCGGGGTGGTCAACGCCTACGCGGCCCTCAAGGCTGCGGCCGCCATGGCCCGGTGA
- a CDS encoding WD40/YVTN/BNR-like repeat-containing protein — protein MTCPIRNRFRPFCALLFVLLFPRPLAAQEVEPAMETLVPPTPAAQRLESTAHRTRLRETSLVRNVAFRNVGPTVMSGRVVDLDVRPDDPTHFYVAFASGGLWKTTNNGQSFTPLFDDQAVMTLGDIAVDWAHGETIWVGTGENNSSRSSYAGTGIYRSTDGGRTWEHLGLAETHRTGRIVLHPEDPNTVWVAAAGHLYSPNPERGVYKTTDGGKTWRKTLFVNDDTGAIDLVLDPTNPAVLYAAMWERSRRAWNFVEGGEGSGIYKSTDGGETWTRLTTTGSGFPTGPNVGRIGLAVYPGDPNIVYALLDNYNRRPPEEVEEPPALTRDMLRTMTREAFLDLKDEDLETFLRENDFPEKYTAAEVKRRVREGQIEPVALVWYLEDANARLFDTPVIGAEVYRSDDGGRTWRRTHEDYIDGLYNSYGYYFGEIRVAPETPERIYILGVPILRSDDGGRTWTNINGENVHVDHHALWVSDRRPGHLIVGNDGGVNISYDDGTTWAKVNTIPVGQFYDVAVDEATPYHVYGGLQDNGVWVGPSTYEHSLGWHSTGDYPYDGLLGGDGMQVAVDTRDNETVYTGFQFGNYFRINRRTGERRRIGPQHELGERPPRFNWETPVHLSRHNQDILYLGANRLYRSLDRGETFEPISDDLTRGGRPGDVPYGTLTTIDESPRRFGLLYTGSDDGLVHVSRDGGFSWTRISDALPQHLWVAHVEASNHADGRVYVALNGYRWDHFDPYLYRSDDYGQTWTRLGTDLPREPVNVVVEDPANEDVLYVGTDHGVYVSLDRGSSFMLMDHNLPYVPVHDLEIQAREKDLVVGTHGRSIFIASIEHVQQLTPALRAEPLHLFTLDEVTHRERWGERRAVWAEYDEPEIELPYYARQAGLVTIRVRTEDGLLLREMTDEAEAGLNYPAYDLTVDPDRAGDFNARQTEEGAKKLKPAGNGKIYLLPGTYTVVLSMGDATAEGKLTVKEPRRR, from the coding sequence ATGACCTGCCCGATTCGCAACCGCTTCCGGCCCTTTTGTGCCCTGCTTTTTGTCCTGCTGTTTCCTCGCCCGCTCGCGGCGCAGGAAGTCGAGCCGGCGATGGAAACGCTCGTTCCGCCCACCCCGGCCGCGCAGCGCCTCGAAAGCACCGCCCACCGCACGCGCCTCCGCGAGACGTCGCTCGTGCGGAACGTCGCCTTCCGCAACGTCGGCCCGACGGTCATGAGCGGCCGCGTGGTCGATCTGGACGTGCGGCCCGACGACCCGACGCATTTCTACGTCGCCTTCGCCTCGGGCGGGCTGTGGAAGACGACGAACAACGGACAGTCCTTTACCCCCCTTTTCGACGACCAGGCCGTCATGACGCTCGGCGACATCGCCGTGGACTGGGCCCATGGCGAGACGATCTGGGTCGGAACGGGAGAGAACAATTCGAGTCGTTCTTCTTACGCCGGCACCGGCATCTACCGCTCCACCGACGGCGGGCGGACGTGGGAGCACCTGGGCCTGGCCGAGACGCACCGCACCGGCCGTATCGTCCTGCACCCCGAGGACCCGAACACCGTCTGGGTGGCCGCGGCCGGTCATCTCTACTCGCCCAATCCCGAACGCGGCGTCTACAAAACCACCGACGGCGGCAAGACCTGGCGCAAGACGCTCTTCGTCAATGACGACACGGGGGCCATCGACCTGGTGCTCGATCCCACCAATCCGGCCGTGCTCTACGCCGCCATGTGGGAGCGCAGCCGCCGCGCCTGGAACTTCGTCGAGGGCGGCGAAGGTTCGGGCATCTACAAGTCCACCGACGGCGGGGAGACCTGGACGCGCCTGACCACCACCGGCAGCGGCTTCCCGACCGGGCCGAACGTGGGACGCATCGGGCTGGCCGTCTATCCCGGCGATCCGAACATCGTCTATGCGCTGCTCGACAACTACAACCGGCGCCCGCCCGAGGAGGTGGAGGAGCCGCCCGCCCTCACCCGGGACATGCTCCGCACGATGACCCGCGAGGCGTTCCTCGATCTCAAAGACGAAGACCTCGAAACCTTCCTCCGCGAAAACGACTTTCCCGAGAAGTACACGGCGGCGGAGGTCAAACGACGGGTCCGGGAAGGACAGATCGAGCCGGTGGCCCTCGTGTGGTATCTCGAAGACGCCAACGCCCGGCTCTTCGACACGCCCGTCATCGGGGCCGAGGTCTACCGTTCCGACGACGGGGGCCGCACCTGGCGGCGCACGCACGAGGACTACATCGACGGGCTCTACAACTCCTACGGCTATTATTTCGGGGAAATCCGGGTGGCTCCGGAGACGCCGGAGCGGATCTACATCCTGGGCGTGCCCATCCTCCGTTCCGACGACGGGGGCCGCACCTGGACGAACATCAACGGCGAGAACGTCCACGTGGATCACCATGCCCTCTGGGTCAGCGACCGCCGCCCGGGCCATCTCATCGTGGGCAATGACGGCGGCGTCAACATCTCGTACGACGACGGCACCACCTGGGCCAAGGTGAACACCATCCCGGTGGGGCAGTTCTACGACGTGGCCGTGGACGAAGCCACGCCCTACCATGTTTACGGCGGGTTGCAGGACAACGGCGTGTGGGTGGGGCCGAGCACCTACGAGCACAGCCTCGGCTGGCATTCGACCGGCGACTACCCGTACGACGGCCTCCTCGGCGGCGACGGCATGCAGGTGGCCGTCGACACCCGCGACAACGAGACCGTCTACACCGGCTTCCAGTTCGGCAACTACTTCCGCATCAACCGCCGCACGGGCGAGCGCAGGCGCATCGGGCCGCAGCACGAGCTCGGCGAGCGGCCCCCGCGCTTCAACTGGGAGACGCCCGTCCACCTTTCCCGCCACAACCAGGACATCCTCTACCTGGGTGCGAACCGGCTCTACCGCTCGCTCGACCGGGGCGAGACGTTCGAGCCGATCTCGGACGACCTGACGCGCGGCGGCCGGCCCGGCGACGTGCCCTACGGAACCCTCACCACCATCGACGAATCGCCCCGGCGCTTCGGGTTGCTCTACACGGGCAGCGACGACGGCCTCGTGCACGTCTCGCGCGACGGCGGCTTCAGCTGGACCCGCATCTCGGACGCCCTGCCGCAGCACCTCTGGGTGGCCCATGTCGAAGCCTCCAACCACGCCGACGGGCGCGTCTATGTGGCCCTCAACGGCTATCGCTGGGACCACTTCGACCCCTACCTCTACCGCTCCGACGATTACGGACAGACCTGGACGCGCCTGGGCACCGACCTGCCACGGGAACCGGTCAACGTAGTCGTCGAGGACCCGGCCAATGAGGACGTCCTCTACGTGGGCACCGACCACGGCGTCTACGTCTCGCTGGACCGGGGCTCGTCGTTCATGCTGATGGATCACAACCTGCCCTACGTGCCCGTGCACGACCTCGAAATCCAGGCCCGCGAAAAGGACCTGGTCGTCGGCACGCACGGGCGCTCTATCTTCATCGCCAGCATCGAGCACGTGCAGCAACTCACCCCCGCGCTGCGGGCCGAACCGCTCCACCTGTTCACGCTGGACGAAGTGACGCACCGCGAGCGCTGGGGCGAGCGCCGCGCCGTCTGGGCCGAGTACGACGAGCCGGAGATCGAACTGCCCTACTACGCCCGGCAGGCCGGCCTCGTCACGATCCGCGTCCGGACCGAAGACGGCCTCCTCCTGCGCGAAATGACCGACGAGGCCGAAGCCGGGCTGAACTATCCCGCCTACGACCTCACCGTCGACCCCGACCGCGCCGGGGATTTCAACGCCCGGCAGACGGAAGAAGGCGCGAAAAAGCTGAAGCCCGCCGGCAACGGCAAGATCTACCTCCTGCCCGGCACCTACACCGTCGTGCTCTCGATGGGCGACGCCACCGCCGAGGGCAAGCTCACCGTGAAGGAACCCCGCCGCCGGTGA
- a CDS encoding energy transducer TonB, whose translation MDDLFSHTPSLYGQRAAARRASYRLHMLIGLVFALLLVYGLTRLPLYQVPLRIGWDHIAQQYEVMLQEAREVAETRPEPGSGVPVTAFGAQEEQDTSEGEEEAPPGQEEAEEKMRTLPDVPLERMVLAVAEQMPTIRGGLGAYYINIEYPQAAIDAGIEGRLVLDFVVETDGRPSNIRVMKSLHPLCDSAAVRALRQTRFVPGRQNGELVPVRMRLPVLFRLINGRDAAQRVASKDTMRSKQ comes from the coding sequence ATGGACGACCTTTTTTCTCATACACCGTCCCTCTACGGGCAGCGCGCGGCGGCACGCCGGGCGTCCTATCGCCTCCACATGCTGATCGGGCTCGTCTTTGCCCTGCTGCTCGTTTATGGCCTCACCCGCTTGCCGCTCTATCAGGTTCCGCTCCGCATCGGCTGGGATCACATTGCACAGCAATACGAGGTGATGTTGCAGGAGGCGCGGGAGGTGGCCGAGACGAGGCCGGAGCCCGGCTCGGGCGTGCCGGTGACGGCCTTCGGGGCGCAGGAGGAACAGGACACGTCCGAAGGCGAAGAAGAAGCGCCGCCGGGGCAAGAGGAGGCCGAGGAAAAGATGCGTACCCTGCCCGACGTGCCGCTGGAGCGCATGGTGCTGGCCGTTGCCGAGCAGATGCCGACCATACGCGGCGGGCTGGGGGCGTATTACATCAACATCGAATACCCGCAGGCCGCCATCGACGCCGGCATCGAAGGACGGCTCGTGCTCGACTTCGTCGTGGAGACGGACGGGCGGCCCTCCAACATCCGGGTGATGAAGTCGCTGCATCCCCTCTGTGACTCGGCCGCCGTGCGGGCGCTGCGCCAGACCCGTTTCGTACCGGGCCGTCAGAATGGTGAGCTGGTGCCGGTGCGCATGCGCCTGCCGGTCCTGTTCCGGCTCATCAACGGGCGAGATGCTGCGCAGCGCGTCGCTTCCAAGGACACGATGCGGTCGAAGCAGTAG